A window of Roseiflexus castenholzii DSM 13941 genomic DNA:
GTTTCCACTGCGCAGCATGCGCGGAAAGACGTCTTTCGACCAGTCGGTGAACGCGCCTTTTTCGATATAGCGGAAGATTTCAGGGGTGACGACATAGATGCCGGTATTGACCGTATCGGAAAAGACCTCGCCCCAGCTCGGTTTTTCGAGGAACTGACGCACATAGCCGCGTTCATCCACCACCACCACGCCGTAATCGAGCGGATTGGGAACGCGGGTCAGGGTGATCGTGGCGGTCGCGCCGTGGCTTTGATGAAACTCGATGATCTTCGTCAGATCGAAATCGGTGAGCGCGTCGCCGGAGATGACGAGAAACGGCTCGCGCAGGAAGCGTTCGGCATTCTTGACGCTGCCGGCTGTGCCCAGCGGTTGTTCTTCGAGTGAATATTCGATATGGACGCCATATGCCGATCCGTCGCCGAAGTGGTCCTGGATGACATTTGCCAGGTACTGAACCGTCACCACGATGTCGGTGATGCCGTGTCGTTTGAGCAACTCGATAATGTGCGCCATTACATGGCGATCAACAATGGGCACCATGGGTTTCGGGCGGTTGATCGTGAGAGGGCGCAGACGTGAACCCTCACCGCCAGCCATGACCACAGCCTTCATCGACTACCTCACCCACGATGTGTCGGTTTTGTGCATGGTTTCAGTATAGCACGAGGAGGCGGGGGTTCGGGGTTGTGAGAACTGAGAACCGGGGACGACGGAGAGTCTCATCCGTGCACATCCGTTGCGATCTGTGTCGATGTTCTCTTGCTTACTCTGCGCCTGAGCAGAACCGAGAATCAGAAACCGGGCGCCGTTGGCGCATAAATGGTGCGCTCTGGCGTCCGGTTTCTGGCGCTGTTCCGACAGTATCGGACCGATCACTCCTGGCTCTTCCGCAGTTCCTCAACGCGCGCAGCCAGTTGCGCGATCTTCTGGCTCAGTTCATCAATGTCGCGTTTGGATGGAATGTTCAGCCGGTTGAGAAACTCTTCCATGCCCTGCTCGACCCGGTCACTCACCTTCTCGACCTGCGGACGATTCGCCGTCAGACGGTTCTGCATTTCGTGCAGAAGTTTCTCCGCGTCCTTCTGGGCGAGTTCACCTCGTTCGACGAGTTTCTTGACGAACGCTTCGACCTCGTCGAAGGTCATGGCGACCGCGCCAAAACTGGCAAGCAGCAACCGGCGCATGCCATCGATGATCCACTTATTGGCTCCCGGCGCACTCTCCTCGACTTCGGTGACTTTGACCTCGACTTCCTCGGTCATAGGGGACCTCCTGCTGCTACGATATGTACGGGAAGGAGCATCCTTCGATCCACCTTCATAACGCATTGCGTTATGACGCCAGTATAGCACGACGGTGGATAGAAGTCAAGCGTCCTCCTCGACACTATTGTACACGACGTATCGGCGGTATGCTGCCGGGACGCTTTCTGCTTCCATCCCGTCGTTTGCCTGATGATCGCGTGCCCGAACTCCAACCGACTGCAAATCTCGTGTACTATAGGCGTTATGCAACGCTCATACCATGGAGAGGAACACACATTCTGATGCAGCCTCATGCTCGTACTGGTTATGCCCTCAGCGCGCTTGCGGCGGTCGTCTGGGCCTCAACCGCGCCTGGTCTCTCGTACCTTATCACCCGGTACGCCATTCCTGGCCTCACCCTGGCGCTCTGGCGCGATCTGTTGATTGCGGTTGTCTGTGCTGGGGGACTTCTGGCCTTCCGTCCGGCGTTGCTGCGCATCGGCACGCGCGCCATTGTGCAACTGGCGCTGACCGGCATGATTTCGATTGGCATGTACCATGCTCTCTGGCTCTGGTCGGTGACGCTGAACGGCGCCGCTATTGCGGTGGTGCTCATTTATACCTATCCCGTCTTTGTGGCGCTTGGCGCGTGGCTGTTGTTTCGCGAACAGATCACGAAAGCGCACATAGTCGCCCTGGCGCTGGCGCTGGCGGGATGTGCGCTGGTTGTGCGCGCTTATGATCCTGCCATTCTGCGGATCAGTTGGACTGGCGCGGTCATCGGGTTGCTGACCGCGTTGACCCATACAGTCTATGTGCTGATCGGTCAGCGCAATGCGCCATCGATCAGCCCCTGGACGACGCTGGCATACACAATGATCTTCGGTGCGCTGACGCTCGTCGCATTGGCGCTGGCAGCCGACTATCTTGCGCCGTCCACGCGCTCATATCTGTGGTCAATCGAAGCACCGTCTGCCTGGGTGATTCTGGCAATGATCGCCGTTGGACCGACGCTTGGCGGCTATGCTCTGTTTACCCAATCGCTGCGCTACATTCCTGGGAAAGTTGCAGGACTGATCTCGGTAATCGAGGCGCCGGTCGCTGCGCTGATTGCTGTGACATTGCTCGGTGAGCGCCTCGAACTGTTGCAGGTGGTGGGCATAGTGCTGATCCTGGTGGCTGTCGTTCTGCCGCGTTTTGCGGCGCGGGTGCAGCAAACGGCGACCCTCGTCGCATCACGTGGGTGAAAAGTGTGATCATCAGCAATGCACGAACGCGCAGCGCAGAAGGGGCGGGTCTCTGACCCGCCCCCAGCGAAAAGGCGGGTCTCTGACCCGCCCCCAGCGAAAAGGCGGGTCTCTGCCCCGCCCCCAGCGAAAAGGCGGGTCTCTGCCCCGCCCCCAGCGAAAAGGCGGGTCTCTGCCCCGCCCCCAGCGAAGAGGCGGGTCTCTGCCCCGCCCCCAGCGAAGAGGCGGGTCTCTGCCCCGCCCCCAGCGGAGAGGCGGGTCTCTGCCCCGCCCCCAGCGAAGAGGCGGGTCTCTGCCCCGCCCCCAGCGAAGAGGCGGGTCTCTGCCCCGCCCCCAGCGGAGAGGCGGGTCTCTGACCCGCCCCCAGCGAAGAGGCGGGTCTCTGCCCCGCCCCCAGCGAAGAGGCGGGTCTCTGACCCGCCCCCAGCGAAGAGGCGGGTCTCTGCCCCGCCCCGCCCCCCGGGCGCAGCAGCGTGGGTACGCGGATGAGAGCGTGGCAGATGGGCATGTGGCAGGTAACCTCTAACCCTTAGACTCTTTTGCAGAATACGACCAGACCCGCACACTGTTGCGTCCACTGCGCTTGGCGAGGTACAGCGCCCGATCGGCGCGATCAATGATGGCATCGAGCGTTGTCTGATCGTCTGGATGACATACCGCCACCCCAATGCTGATCGTCAAGGAAATTGATCCCTGAGCAGTCGCAAACGGGGTATTCTCGACAGCAGTGCGCAGACGCTCCGCAATATGTTCCGCCGCGTCAATATCGGTATCGGGGAGCGCCACAGCGAATTCTTCGCCGCCGTAGCGCCCAATAATATCGATGCCTCGCAATTGATTGCGGCAGCGTTCCGCCAGGTCGCGCAGCGCCTGATCGCCGACCGCGTGCCCGTAGGTGTCGTTGACCGACTTGAAGTGATCGATATCAAACATCAGCACCGCCAGCGGACGCAAGGTGCGCTGACTGCGCAAAAACTCGCGCCTGGCGTTCTCGAAGAAAGAGCGTCGGTTCCACACACCGGTCAGTTCGTCGATCGTTGCATGGCGGCGCGCATCGGCGAAGAGGCGCGCATTGTCGATGGCAATCGCCGCGGTTGCACCGAGGAGTTCGAGGGCGCTGCGGTCGGCGTCGGTGTAGGTATATGGTTGCGACGCGCGAACGAGGATGGCGCCGATGACCCGTCCGCCACGGCGCATTACAGCAACGAGGACGCTGCTTCCACACTCAGTGTTATCACACCGTAGCGACTCTTCCTTCTCAATGGCGCGATGTGCAAGATTGGCGCATGCCTTGCTGTATGCGCGGCCGACACAGTAGATTACACCTGGAGGCGCCTGTTCGCCGCTCTTGAGCGCAACCAGAAACCCATCACAGGTGACCAGAGACATCGTGGCGCGATAGATCTCATCATAGATCTGATTCAGATCGAGGAGCGCACCGAGTCGTTGACTCGCTTCGTAGAGACGAGTGCGCATATCTGCTTCGCGCCGTGCCGCCTCGAACAGGCGGGCATTCTCGATAGCAATAGCAGCGGTGGTCGCCAGTTGATCGAGCATTTCAAGATCAGTGGCGGAACAAATGTGCGAAGCGCGTGTGCGCGCCGACATGACCCCTAGCGTTTGTCCGCCGCGACGCATGACAATCAGCAAGCGTGTATTCTGACCGCCGCCTGCCACGCACAGCGACTGTCCACCGGCGAGGACCTGCGCAACGGCTTCGTCTACGATATGCTCCGCTGGGTCATGCGCATCAGCATCACAGTACACAACGTCCAACCGGTTGCTTCCCGAATCGATCAGCATCAGCGCAAATGATTCACAAGGTATGAGCGTGGTAATAGCCTGATGGATCGTGCGATACAGGTGCGGCAAGTCGAGGGTTGCCCCGATCTGTTGACTGGCATACAACAGCGCAATGCGCCGCTCCGCTTCCTGGACGGCGGTCTGATACCGTTGGATTCGATCAATGGTCAGACCGATCTGCCGTCCAACAACGGTCAGGATGTTGAGATCGTGAGCGGTGAATGGATCGTCGCGCCCAATGCGATAGACAGCGAGGACACCGACCGGTTGCTCATCGACTGCGACCGGTGTCCCGATGACAGCGCGAACGTCGTGCGCCACAAGCGACTGGAGGGCGCGCTCGTGATGATGATATCCATTGATCAGCACAGGGAGCTGATGTTCGATGATCTGCCAGGAAAGGTTGGCGCCGCGCGGAACTTTTGTGGCAAGCAACGATTCGGGAACTCCCAACGTATAACAAAATTCCAGCGTCTCGGTATCGCGCCTGATCAGTGGGAGCGCCACTGCGTCGGCTTCGACCAGTTCGGCGACCATGCGTAGCACATTGGGCATGACGCTGTGAATATCGTGCGCACTGTGAAGGATCTGCGTCAGCGCATTGAGCTGCCTTTCGCGTTTGAGGGTATGCTCGATTGAAAGGTGATCAAACCCATCGCCTTCCTCGGCGCTCACACGGGCATGCGGAGAATGATTCACGGCTCGTGCGTGAAGAAACGCATCGGCGTGGGGCCGTGTCTCGCTGTGACCTGCCTGGGTCATGATCAAGGACTCTCACTATCCTCTTGATAGGTTCTGGTGACAAAAAACCCGGTGTGTTTACTGCCTATGACATTACATGCTACTATGCTCAGCAGCGCCCGTCCATAGCCATTGGTATAGTCAGGATGACGAGTTGATGACAGACGCACAGATTTCGGTGACGCTTTCTCCGGTGCAACGGCGCCACGGCGCGATGGTGATGCTCGTCATCACATTTCTGATGTGGGGTGGA
This region includes:
- a CDS encoding DMT family transporter; this encodes MQPHARTGYALSALAAVVWASTAPGLSYLITRYAIPGLTLALWRDLLIAVVCAGGLLAFRPALLRIGTRAIVQLALTGMISIGMYHALWLWSVTLNGAAIAVVLIYTYPVFVALGAWLLFREQITKAHIVALALALAGCALVVRAYDPAILRISWTGAVIGLLTALTHTVYVLIGQRNAPSISPWTTLAYTMIFGALTLVALALAADYLAPSTRSYLWSIEAPSAWVILAMIAVGPTLGGYALFTQSLRYIPGKVAGLISVIEAPVAALIAVTLLGERLELLQVVGIVLILVAVVLPRFAARVQQTATLVASRG
- a CDS encoding phasin family protein — its product is MTEEVEVKVTEVEESAPGANKWIIDGMRRLLLASFGAVAMTFDEVEAFVKKLVERGELAQKDAEKLLHEMQNRLTANRPQVEKVSDRVEQGMEEFLNRLNIPSKRDIDELSQKIAQLAARVEELRKSQE
- a CDS encoding diguanylate cyclase; the protein is MNHSPHARVSAEEGDGFDHLSIEHTLKRERQLNALTQILHSAHDIHSVMPNVLRMVAELVEADAVALPLIRRDTETLEFCYTLGVPESLLATKVPRGANLSWQIIEHQLPVLINGYHHHERALQSLVAHDVRAVIGTPVAVDEQPVGVLAVYRIGRDDPFTAHDLNILTVVGRQIGLTIDRIQRYQTAVQEAERRIALLYASQQIGATLDLPHLYRTIHQAITTLIPCESFALMLIDSGSNRLDVVYCDADAHDPAEHIVDEAVAQVLAGGQSLCVAGGGQNTRLLIVMRRGGQTLGVMSARTRASHICSATDLEMLDQLATTAAIAIENARLFEAARREADMRTRLYEASQRLGALLDLNQIYDEIYRATMSLVTCDGFLVALKSGEQAPPGVIYCVGRAYSKACANLAHRAIEKEESLRCDNTECGSSVLVAVMRRGGRVIGAILVRASQPYTYTDADRSALELLGATAAIAIDNARLFADARRHATIDELTGVWNRRSFFENARREFLRSQRTLRPLAVLMFDIDHFKSVNDTYGHAVGDQALRDLAERCRNQLRGIDIIGRYGGEEFAVALPDTDIDAAEHIAERLRTAVENTPFATAQGSISLTISIGVAVCHPDDQTTLDAIIDRADRALYLAKRSGRNSVRVWSYSAKESKG